The following are encoded in a window of Amaranthus tricolor cultivar Red isolate AtriRed21 chromosome 2, ASM2621246v1, whole genome shotgun sequence genomic DNA:
- the LOC130805883 gene encoding protein trichome birefringence-like 13 isoform X1: MAPYHYNPTSKKPTNPLSLSLTSFLFLSLLCFISLLLAFSLFKSSIPFTSSSLQDLHFVSINPSSNSCDFTDGNWVFDPTFRSTPYDHTCKEIFKGWNCILNNKSNALDISKWKWKPKTCDLPQFDALRFLQRFRDTSIGFIGDSLNRNMFVSLFCTLRQVSSDVKKWHPAKADRGFTFVQYNLTIAYHRTNLLARYGRWSPNANGGVLESLGYKDGYRVDIDVPDSKWAEAPVFHDVVIFNTGHWWWAPSKFNPVTSPMLFFEKGTPIMPPIAPDVGLDKVLRQMILYVERKMRPSTIRIFRTQSPRHFEGGDWNQGGSCPRLKPLVSQEVEELFSVENNGTNVETRLVNDHLYKALKGSSFHVLNITHMSEFRADAHPSNAGGKKHDDCMHWCLPGITDTWNDIFAAYLYNVKHQN, encoded by the exons ATGGCACCATACCATTACAATCCAACTTCAAAGAAACCCACAAATCCACTATCTCTCTCTTTAACTTCCTTCCTCTTTCTATCTCTCCTTTGCTTCATTTCCCTTCTTCTTGCTTTCTCTCTTTTCAAATCATCCATTCCCTTCACCTCTTCTTCTTTGCAAGATCTTCATTTTGTATCGATAAACCCATCTTCAAATTCTTGTGATTTCACAGATGGGAATTGGGTTTTTGATCCTACCTTTAGATCCACTCCTTATGATCATACGTGTAAGGAGATTTTCAAGGGATGGAATTGTATTTTGAATAACAAGTCTAATGCTTTGGATATTTCTAAGTGGAAATGGAAGCCTAAAACTTGTGATCTTCCTCAGTTTGATGCTCTAAGATTTCTTCAACGCTTCAGGGACACTAGCATAG GATTTATAGGTGATTCACTGAACAGAAATAtgtttgtttctctgttttgcACTCTGAGGCAAGTATCAAGTGATGTGAAAAAGTGGCATCCGGCTAAAGCTGATCGAGGATTCACTTTTGTTCAGTACAATCTTACAATTGCTTATCACCGCACAAACTTGTTAGCACGATATGGTAG GTGGTCTCCTAATGCCAATGGTGGTGTGCTAGAATCTCTTGGATACAAGGATGGATACCGAGTTGACATTGATGTCCCTGACAGCAAATGGGCTGAAGCTCCTGTCTTCCATGATGTTGTCATCTTCAATACTGGTCATTG GTGGTGGGCTCCTTCCAAATTCAACCCAGTAACGTCACCTATGCTCTTCTTTGAAAAGGGGACTCCCATAATGCCTCCAATTGCTCCTGATGTTGGTTTGGATAAGGTCTTGAGACAAATG ATATTATATGTAGAAAGAAAAATGCGACCCAGTACAATAAGAATATTCCGCACACAATCTCCTAGGCATTTTGAGGGAGGTGACTGGAACCAAGGTGGTTCTTGCCCGCGCTTAAAGCCTTTGGTGTCACAAGAG GTTGAAGAACTTTTCAGTGTCGAGAATAATGGAACCAATGTTGAGACACGCCTCGTTAATGATCACTTGTACAAGGCCCTCAAAGGATCGAGTTTTCATGTATTGAACATAACCCATATGAGCGAATTTCGAGCAGATGCTCATCCATCAAACGCCGGTGGAAAGAAGCATGATGATTGTATGCATTGGTGCTTACCTGGCATTACAGATACATGGAACGATATATTTGCTGCGTACTTGTACAATGTAAAACATCAAAACTGA
- the LOC130805883 gene encoding protein trichome birefringence-like 13 isoform X2, translating to MAPYHYNPTSKKPTNPLSLSLTSFLFLSLLCFISLLLAFSLFKSSIPFTSSSLQDLHFVSINPSSNSCDFTDGNWVFDPTFRSTPYDHTCKEIFKGWNCILNNKSNALDISKWKWKPKTCDLPQFDALRFLQRFRDTSIGFIGDSLNRNMFVSLFCTLRQVSSDVKKWHPAKADRGFTFVQYNLTIAYHRTNLLARYGRWSPNANGGVLESLGYKDGYRVDIDVPDSKWAEAPVFHDVVIFNTGHWWWAPSKFNPVTSPMLFFEKGTPIMPPIAPDVGLDKVLRQMILYVERKMRPSTIRIFRTQSPRHFEGGDWNQGGSCPRLKPLVSQEVEELFSVENNGTNVETRLVNDHLYKALKGSSFHVLNITHMSEFRADAHPSNAGGKKHDDCMHWCLPGITDTWNDIFAAYLYNI from the exons ATGGCACCATACCATTACAATCCAACTTCAAAGAAACCCACAAATCCACTATCTCTCTCTTTAACTTCCTTCCTCTTTCTATCTCTCCTTTGCTTCATTTCCCTTCTTCTTGCTTTCTCTCTTTTCAAATCATCCATTCCCTTCACCTCTTCTTCTTTGCAAGATCTTCATTTTGTATCGATAAACCCATCTTCAAATTCTTGTGATTTCACAGATGGGAATTGGGTTTTTGATCCTACCTTTAGATCCACTCCTTATGATCATACGTGTAAGGAGATTTTCAAGGGATGGAATTGTATTTTGAATAACAAGTCTAATGCTTTGGATATTTCTAAGTGGAAATGGAAGCCTAAAACTTGTGATCTTCCTCAGTTTGATGCTCTAAGATTTCTTCAACGCTTCAGGGACACTAGCATAG GATTTATAGGTGATTCACTGAACAGAAATAtgtttgtttctctgttttgcACTCTGAGGCAAGTATCAAGTGATGTGAAAAAGTGGCATCCGGCTAAAGCTGATCGAGGATTCACTTTTGTTCAGTACAATCTTACAATTGCTTATCACCGCACAAACTTGTTAGCACGATATGGTAG GTGGTCTCCTAATGCCAATGGTGGTGTGCTAGAATCTCTTGGATACAAGGATGGATACCGAGTTGACATTGATGTCCCTGACAGCAAATGGGCTGAAGCTCCTGTCTTCCATGATGTTGTCATCTTCAATACTGGTCATTG GTGGTGGGCTCCTTCCAAATTCAACCCAGTAACGTCACCTATGCTCTTCTTTGAAAAGGGGACTCCCATAATGCCTCCAATTGCTCCTGATGTTGGTTTGGATAAGGTCTTGAGACAAATG ATATTATATGTAGAAAGAAAAATGCGACCCAGTACAATAAGAATATTCCGCACACAATCTCCTAGGCATTTTGAGGGAGGTGACTGGAACCAAGGTGGTTCTTGCCCGCGCTTAAAGCCTTTGGTGTCACAAGAG GTTGAAGAACTTTTCAGTGTCGAGAATAATGGAACCAATGTTGAGACACGCCTCGTTAATGATCACTTGTACAAGGCCCTCAAAGGATCGAGTTTTCATGTATTGAACATAACCCATATGAGCGAATTTCGAGCAGATGCTCATCCATCAAACGCCGGTGGAAAGAAGCATGATGATTGTATGCATTGGTGCTTACCTGGCATTACAGATACATGGAACGATATATTTGCTGCGTACTTGTACAAT ATATAG